TGGGCATGCGTTCCAGAAAATCATTGTAATGCTTCAGGCCAATGGCCTGCTGGGAAGTCAGGGAGGCCTGGCTGTGGATGTCTTCTAAGCTCCGGAAACCCTGAAGAAAAGAAGCCAGTGGGGGTGCTATGAGGATCCAGGACCCATGAAGAGGCAGTGGATGAGCATACACACAAGGCTTCCATCACCCTTAGGCTCCAAGGAAGACTGAGGCAAAACCATCCCAGGAGCAGATGGGTCGGACATCAATGGAACTGGGGAAGGCCGGCAGCATGGAAGACAAGTCCCAGCCCAGTCCTGCCACAATCCTGAAATACTGGTTCACGGGGGGAGTCTGGGCAGGCTAGATgtgggaaccactgctctggaTGTTCAGCCCTGAGGCCCGGTCTCTTCAGGAAGGCCCTTGCTGGtctgggagacagagaaacatactTCTTATCTCCATAAATTAATGCCTCAAGTATACCAAGCAACGGGGTGGTTCTGGGAGCTAGAAGAGGGGTCTACATGAGCCCTGGACCCTTTGAAAAATGGTCTCCCGACAGTCTGGGTTCATGCCCATCAACTGCAGGTCAGGAGCTTTGAGACACAGCAAAACTGAGAAGGAGCTGGGACAAGGTGTGACCTGATGGTACCACATCTGGGCAGTCTTGGTTCCAGCTCCCCAGATATTAGAGAAGAGCTCCAAGACAGGCACGCTGTCGCTGATGTGGTCCAGCTTCCGCAGATGTCCACTCTCCAGGATCTCGATGATCTTCTCAGCCATCCGCTTCCCAATCCCGGGGATCCTGCAGGCCTCCTGGAGCAGGGGGTTGGCAGAGGAAGCAAAAGAGAGTGAATAGATAGGAAGGGGAGAGCCAGAGGGTGGGGAAGTGGACTCCTTTAGCAGATGTCTAAGTAAAAGCCCGCCTGGCCAGTTGGCAACTGATGGCTGCATCAAGTTTGGGCACAACTGAAGACGATAAGTTTAGATGGAATGGCTGGGTAACTTGTCCTTTGGTTCCCAGAGGGATAGAGAGCAGCACAGGAAGTATAGAAAAggcaatgaggccctggccagttggctcagcggtggagcgtcggcctggcgtgtgggggaccagggttcgattcccggcgggggcacataggagaggcgcccatttgcttctccactaccccccctccttcctctctcttcccctcccatagccaaggctccattggagcagagatggcccgggcgctggggatggctccttggcctctgccccaggcgctagagtggctctggtcgcggcagagcgacgccccggaggggcagagtatcgccccctggtgggcagagtgttgcccctggtgggcgtgccgggtggatcccggttgggcgcatgcgggagtctgtctgactgtctcgcccatttccagcttcagaaaggtacaaaaaaaaaaaaaaaaaagaaaagaaaaggcaatgaTGGTAATACTAGTCACTACCATCATCACAACAGTGGGAGCTAACATTTACCGAGGCCTTACTTGACTGTGTTAGCTCACGCACTACAGAGAGTAACTCATGTCATCCTCATGGAACACTGAATTTGTTACTATTCTTAGTCCCTTTTTACTGGTGAAGAAAGTGACATTCAAAAAGTTTAAGTAACTGCCTACAGTCATACAATTACTGAATGataaaaactagaattcaaaCTTCAGTCTGTGAGCTTCAAGagtctaaatattttaaacatttcattatggaaaaaatttcaaagtagAGAAAATAGTGTAACAAACTTGCAAGTAACCATTACCCAATGTTTATAATTATCAAGATTTGCCAATCTGCTTTCATCAATCTTCccaccttttttcttttgtgcaaGTCCCAGACATCATAAAATCTTAACCACTCCACCTGCTTCTCACTCGTGACCGGTGCCTCCACCAACCTCTAGCCAGTAAAGAGAAGACCACATCCCACCCCTGTGTGTACCATGCCCTGGTACCGCCCCCAAGTACCTGGTAGGAGGCGACAGGCTTGTGGAAGCTCTTGAGGGCATTGATAGCCTTGGCATAGCCCAGGGCCCTCCACTTGTCTCCCTGAACACTGTAGGCCTTGGCCAGCACTTCCAGCTTTTCTGTGATGTGGGCGTTGTGGTTGGTTGCTTTCTGGGTCGAAGGCTGTGCACAGACCCACTTCTCCAGGCCCTCAGGGGCTGGGCTAGGCTCACCAGCTCCCTCAGGGAGAGTGGGGGAGTGGCCACTGATCAAGGCTTCCAAATCAGCTGTGCTAACCTGGGTCTCTTCCCCATCACTGGTTTCATCATCAGAGCCATGCTTGAGGTAAGGAAGAAGATACAATCAATTCGTGCTCCCCATTAATGTTCCTCTAAGGTGGGGATTCAGTCTCCTAGTTAGACCCAAGAATTAAGCTGAGTCTTCAGCAGACTCAGGTCTCCTTAAGCGTGGGACTGTGATTCGTTTGACTTCCTCAGGCCCAGCCCTAAGATCCAGTGGCATATGGTAAGTATGATCTGGGCAAATACGGGAGTGATGAGTTCTGGGAAAAGCTGAATGGCTTAACAATAAAGAGAGCCCTCCTCTCTCATGAACCCTAGACTTTCTGAACAACCACAAGGCCCTCCCTGTTTCTGTGATCTAGTTCCCAGGGAAAGGGAGCTGTGAGAGCTGAAAGGCTCCTTACCTGGGCTTGGGAAGTTAGAGCTTCTTCTGTCCTCGGGGGAGGAGACACAGGTCTAGTGGGAGTAGGCGGAGGAGAACGAGTTGTCCTGCACAGAGCCTCACAGGCTCCAGAAGGAGTAGAAGAGTTTTGGTCTTCCTTGCTAGGCTGTGGTTGGTCCAGGTATCTGCAGGGATGGTGCAAGTAGGACAACGAAGGTCTCACCCTATCTCTACTTCCAATCCTTCTCTACTTAGAAACCTTGGTTTTCTAATGTGTTCAATTAGGCAGTCAGAGATATTTTTAATAACCCAAGGAGAGAGCTCAAAATGCTGCCAGAAAACATTTCAGGAAAGACTGAGACCAGCCCACCTGTTGGGGATGAAGATGCTGAATCCTGCAGTGTCCACCAGCCTTCCTTCCTGCAGGCACAAGCTCAGCCAGGCTGACTTTACCAGCTGAGCGCCTGGGGGCAGCCGGGGAAGTCGAAGGAGGCGGAAGGCTCGCTCACAGTCCATGCCATCATCCACCACAATGTGAGTGATCCCTGGGGCCTGGGCAGGGTATATCTGACCGCCATGTTGGACAATCTGCTTCTCAAAGAGTTCTGCCCGGGCTCGCCCGATGCCAGTGGGCATAACATGGGCCCTCAGGGAGCTCAGCCACTCTATAAAGGAGATAGCCAGATACCTATTGTCATAAATTTCAGACATGATCCGAATGACCCCATTATAGTCTCCTACCCAGAAATAATCATTTCCTTCCATCTAGACAGCCTGCCTTCTGGGGGTTCCACCACAAGCACACACAGTTAATTTCCTTATGGGCCATCATTTGATGAAAGGCGGAGGATTTTTAAGTCCTGTTCCCTTGTGTAAACTAGAACAGTGACTGGCACATTGTAGACACCCTATAAGtcactttgttcatttattctctcAACAAGCAGTAACAGATACCTGCTATATATCAGGTACATGGCACATGTCTTGCCATTATAGGCCTCAGAGTCTAATAGGTCCTCCCTTCCCATCTTCTGAAAACTTTTGCCATCTATTTGTCAATTTGGCTGCAAAATATAATTCTGGGGAACTATAGATGGATTTCTGGGGCCCCTACAATGCAAACAACCTTCTGAAAAGCAAAGGATTCTGCTGGCCATCTCCATAGAGGGAGTATTTTCTGATTGATGGAGGTCTCAGGGAGGTGTAGAAGACAACATAGCAAGTGGTCTGTCAGAGACACAGTATCAGGCCTAGAGCAAGGCAGGTATAAACCAACCTGCAGACCCTGGACAGGCAGAGTCTGCTCTAATATCTGATTCTGGCCATTAACAATATAGAAAGTCTAAGAGTTCAAGCACATGACAGTTCTCAGACCGGTCCGCTCACCTCTTGCTCCTTCTCCATCTTCCCTCTTGGGAATCTTTACAAGTGCATTTGATGTTGAATTGGAATGAGTTTTCTTCCGCTTGGGAAATGCCTTCAAGATACCCCTGGGGTCCATTGAGGTCCGGCCAGATCCCGGCCTTTCTGTTTGAGGGTTGATCAGGGCAGCTGTAATGTGGCAACCCAGAATTGAGGTTCCCCAACCTTTGTCTTTGGAGGTGGGATCTCTACTGACCAAGCCTTAGGGACAGTAGCTCAGTTCCCCAGGATCTCCCCAAATGTATTTGAACTTTAATGGTTTAGCCTAgctctacagcaggggttgggaacctatggctcgtgagccagatgtggctcttttgatggctgcatctggctcacagacaaatctttaataaaaaaaataatgttaaaaatataaaacattctcatgtattacaatccattcatttcctaccgctcatgttcatggttgcaggtggttggagccaatcacaactgtcttctgggacaacaccaaatttttattggataatgcgtaaggtacacgggttgttgtatggctctcacagaattacattttaaaatatgtggcattcatggctctctcagccaaaaaggttcccaacccctgctctacactCACCACCAGCCTTTCAGAGTCAAAGTACTGGGAAAAATTGGAGAAGAATGAAACTATTGAGGGAACTTCTCAGGGGTACAAAACAGTATCATTCCTCAGAGAAGTTGCTCTAAAGATttagtgcaggccctggccggttggctcagtggtagagcgtcggcctggcgtgcagaagtcccgggttcgattcccggccagggcacacaggagaggcgcccatctgcttctccacccctccccctctccttcctctctgtctctctcttcccctcccgcagcgaggctccattggagcaaagatggcccaggcgctggggatggctccttggcctctgccccaggcgctagagtggctctggtcgcaacagagcgacgccccggaggggcagagcatcgccccgtggtgggcgtgccgggtggatccaggtcgggcgcatgcgggagtctgtctgactgtctctccccgtttccagcttcagaaaaaaaaaaaaaaaagatttagtgcAGTATCTGCCCTGCTGCAACCCTAAGGGTAACCAAAAGGAAATGGAACCACGGTAGGAGACGGAGCTACCTCTTTAGAAAGGACTCGGGCTCCCAAGAGATGGGGAGACTGGGTGATCTGCACAAACTCCACATAATCTTTCTCTACCCCCATCACTGACCAGCAGAGAAAACTTGAGGGTGCGGGTGTGGGGGTGCGAAGTTAGGGAGGCAGAGGGAATATCCTGCACCTGCGCCGGTCGCAGGCCTATCGGCCTGGGGGTGCTCAGCCCCGCAGCTGCGGGAAGATGGGGCATGGCCACAGGTGTGTGGCGCCTTCCGAGATTCGGGGAGTCTCGGCCTCACAGCTGGGGTGGGGAAGACTCCGGCAGGTGGGGAGCACCCGCCGCGGTGCGCAGCTGAAGCGTGCTCGCGACTCCCAGCTGCGAACCATGGAGGGATGGCGTATCCGGACCCTGCCCTGAGGGGCTCCCTCCCAATCCCGGGATTCGGTCCGGGGTAGGGTCAACTTCAGGACCAGCAAGTCTCCTGAGGGATGGGCAAGAGCAAACTACTACTTACCAGGGCAGCCAATGAGAGAGGTTGTAGTGGGGGcgggggaagaagaaggaaaatgacCAGAACAATTTCCGGGTCGGCCGGAAGCGGCCATAGGCGGAACGGTCGCCATGGTAGCGGCTAGGCGCGCAGCTGGGCGGAGGGAAGATGGCGATGACAGGCTGGTTGGAGAGTATGCGGGCGGCCGAGAAGACAGCACTGCTGCAAGACGGTAATTCTAGGCCCCCCACGAGTTCCCTCGTTCTTATCCTCCGGGGTTCTGCCCTCCGCGCTTTTGGCCCCGGGAAGGGCCTCAGAGCCTGGGACGTCAGAGCTAGAAGGGTCGCGGCCGCCACCCAAGCCAGGTCCTGCATTtgcagacgaggaaactgagacccagagagatgACGTAACTGAAACACGCATCTCTGGACACCCCCTAGTTTCCTGTATACCACCTTGCGCCTCTCAGAGTTCTGTTACTAATAAATAACACGTAATTCCTTTTACATTGTTATTCCTCCTCACTGTTGTCCCAAAAGGCTGTTTTccaccccattttatagaagaggaaagtGATCTACGAATTTTTTAGACCAGCCCAAGATCCTCcaacagcatcttttttttttggtacttttctgaagctggaaacggggagagacagtcagactcccgcatgcgcccgacctggatccacccggcacgcccaccagggggggacgctctgcccctccggggcgtcgctctgttgcgaccagagccactctagcgcctggggcagaggccaagaagccatccccagcgcccgggctatctttgctccaatggagcctcgatgcgggagggtaagagagagacagagaggaaggagagggggaggggtggagaagcagatgggcgcctctcctgtgtgccctggccgggaatcgaacccgggacttctgcacgccaggccgacgctctaccactgagccaaccggccagggcccccccaaCAGCATCTTGACCTGGGATCCCATGAACCGCAGTATTGGGGTTCCATTGGCAAAGGCAGCCTGGTGTCATGGAAAAGCTGGAGACCTGACTTCTAGTTATGAATCTGCCATTAGTTCACCGGGTTCTCCAGTCGACCCCTGTACTTGTTTGGACCTcacttttcttgtctgtaaaatgagctGGATGGGCTCCCTGTAATCTCTAAGGGCCTTTCCAGCTGTAACATTGTTTGTAAGAGAATATTCCCtgtgtttttaggtgagagagagcaagggCCTTGGGCTGTGCCTGGAAGAGATGGGCACAGGGCTATGGGATCCTGACTTTCACCCTAGAAATGGCTGGTCTTGCCCCCGCTTCCCTGGACTTCAAGGTCTCTGACCACTTGTTGGCCAGAATGAATTAGGTGTGAATTCCTGTAGTTTTTAGAATACCATCTAGGGACTCACATCTACAGGTAAAGGCCAATCAGGGAAGCATGAAAATTCAAATCAGCTGCTCACTTGCTCATACATAAATGGCGTTTAGGGAGGTTTTATGTGCCACGCTATGTACTAGAGCagatagaaaaagagaacaacaacaaacaaatcaatATTAAATATATGGCTATGCCTTGTCAAATCTCTCCTGTGGATTTAccctcctggtgtgtgtgtggttggtGGGGGATGTTACCTCCTTCTCACCAAGAATCAGTGGTGTTGGTAATGAGAACCCAAtaccccatatatatatatatttatatatatattatatatatataattatatataaaatatgttatatgttatatataaatatatatattatatatatatatttttttttttacagggactgagagagagtcagagagagggatagatagggacagacagacaggaacggagagagatgagaagcatcaatcattagtttttcgttgcgacaccttagttgttcattgattgctttctcatatgtgccttgaccacaggctttcagcagactgagtaaccccttgctcgagcccatgacctggggtccaaggtggtgagctttttgctcaagccagatgagtccacgctcaagctggcgacctcggggtctcgaacctgggtcctcgggtcctctgcatcccagtccgaggctctatccactgcaccaccgcctggtcaggctacactatATTTTTTGTCAGAAATAATTTATGTTCATGTGGAAACATGAAAAATACATTACCCATAATCCTATCATCTAGAGATAATCATAATTTACATTTCATACTaaacttctgtattttttctatgCATATACACTCACatatggtttttttattttatttttttttacagagacagagagagggacagacagggacagacagacaggaacggagagagatgagaagcatcaatcattagtttttcgctgtgcattgtgacaccttagttgttcattgactgccctcccacACGCGCCCCAACCACGGGCcctcagtagaccaagtaaccccttgctcgagccagtgaccctaggtccaagctggtgagcttttgctcaaaccagatgagcctgcgctcaagctggcgacctcggggtcttgaacctgggtcctccgcatcccagtccaacactctatctattaagccaccgcctggtcaggagggaAAATTCACTTTAAACAATTGAAACAATATATGCAACATATATGATACATggttaatatatacaaataaaaagatgaatactCAGGTAAATAGGCTAAGGCCTAAACAGGTAATTCACTAGAAACATGACCAGTAAACCTATGGACCAGTGTCAacctcacaaatatatatatatatttttttccatttttctgaagctggaaacagggagagacagtcagacagactcccgcatgcgcccgaccgggatccacccggcacgcccaccaggggcgacgctctgcccaccagggggcgatgctctgcccatcctgggcgtcgccatgttgcgaccagagccactctagcgcctgaggcagaggccacagagccatccccagcgcccgggctatctttgctccaatggagccttggctgcgggaggggaagagagagacagagaggaaagcgcggcggaggggtggagaagcaaatgggcgcttctcctgtgtgccctggccgggaatcgaacccgggtcctccgcacgctaggccgacgctctaccgctgagccaaccggccagggcctctcacaaATATTTAAAGCCATACAATTGTGGTTATCAGACCATAGACTTTGGCCTCGAGTAAGTTTAAGCCTGGGCCCTTAGACATAGGTATGAGCTTTAAGCCTCAATTTTCCTAATTTGTGAAATACAGGTAATGGGAGCACATAGgattattttgagaattaaatgcaaTAAAACATGTCAAGTATTTGACCCACAGTAAGCACAACATCCTGCCCAGACTCCAGACTGGATTCCAGGCGAGTAGAGGGTCAGGCCAGATACCCTCAGCTGCTTGTAGGCAGCACCTTGTACCCCACTCCTGACAGGAAAACCCCTTTCAGCTCTTTGAGCCAACCAAATGATTAAGAGTGCTTTGACCTAGGGGCCTCCTGAAAgacatgtgaatttttttttttttttttttttttagagagacagagagagtcagagagggatagacagacaggaacagagagagatgagaagcatcaaacatcagttttttgttgtggcactttagctgttcattgattgctttctcatatgtgccttgaccggggggctacagcagagtgagtgaccccttgctcaatccagcgaccttgggtccaagctggcgagctttgctcaaaccaaatgagcccgcactcaagctggcgacctcggtgtctccaACCagtgtcctcctcatcccagttcgatgctctatccactgcgccaccgcctggtcaggcaagacatgcAAATTTTGAGGGGTGAGTTTCCCCAGAATATATTATATTAGGGTCAACTTTAGAAAACAATGTCCCGGGGGAGTGAATTAGACAGGAAAAAAGCTTGGTAGATTGAATACAATCGCAAGTTTTGGCTAAGGGCACGCTTATTAACACTTTGGTTGAGGGCCTTGGGGCTCTTACTCATCAAATGTATGATGGACCTGCCTGCTGGGCGTTAATCCTCTGTTACTAGTCTCACTGAGGAGCCTACCTATCCACTTACCCGTCTGTAAAAATAGGGGAAATGGCATAGCCACTTTTATGAAAATGCTTATGATTGcactacattttttttcacagaatatttttatgaccttggattatttattgatttttagagagaggagagagagagagagagaaagagaaagtagggggagaagcgggaaacatcaactcatagtagttgcttcctgtttgtgccttAA
Above is a window of Saccopteryx bilineata isolate mSacBil1 chromosome 7, mSacBil1_pri_phased_curated, whole genome shotgun sequence DNA encoding:
- the POLL gene encoding DNA polymerase lambda isoform X3 gives rise to the protein MDPRGILKAFPKRKKTHSNSTSNALVKIPKREDGEGAREWLSSLRAHVMPTGIGRARAELFEKQIVQHGGQIYPAQAPGITHIVVDDGMDCERAFRLLRLPRLPPGAQLVKSAWLSLCLQEGRLVDTAGFSIFIPNRYLDQPQPSKEDQNSSTPSGACEALCRTTRSPPPTPTRPVSPPPRTEEALTSQAQHGSDDETSDGEETQVSTADLEALISGHSPTLPEGAGEPSPAPEGLEKWVCAQPSTQKATNHNAHITEKLEVLAKAYSVQGDKWRALGYAKAINALKSFHKPVASYQEACRIPGIGKRMAEKIIEILESGHLRKLDHISDSVPVLELFSNIWGAGTKTAQMWYHQGFRSLEDIHSQASLTSQQAIGLKHYNDFLERMPREEAAEIEQTVRVSAQALQPGLLCVACGSYRRGKATCGDVDVLLTHPDGRSHQGIFSRLLDSLRQQGFLTDDLVSHEENGQQQKYLGVCQLPGLGRRHRRLDIIVVPYSEFACALLYFTGSAHFNRSMRALAKTKGMSLSEHALSTAVVRNTRGLKVGSGRVLPTPTEKDVFKLLGLPYREPAERDW
- the POLL gene encoding DNA polymerase lambda isoform X1, with the translated sequence MATVPPMAASGRPGNCSGHFPSSSPAPTTTSLIGCPAALINPQTERPGSGRTSMDPRGILKAFPKRKKTHSNSTSNALVKIPKREDGEGAREWLSSLRAHVMPTGIGRARAELFEKQIVQHGGQIYPAQAPGITHIVVDDGMDCERAFRLLRLPRLPPGAQLVKSAWLSLCLQEGRLVDTAGFSIFIPNRYLDQPQPSKEDQNSSTPSGACEALCRTTRSPPPTPTRPVSPPPRTEEALTSQAQHGSDDETSDGEETQVSTADLEALISGHSPTLPEGAGEPSPAPEGLEKWVCAQPSTQKATNHNAHITEKLEVLAKAYSVQGDKWRALGYAKAINALKSFHKPVASYQEACRIPGIGKRMAEKIIEILESGHLRKLDHISDSVPVLELFSNIWGAGTKTAQMWYHQGFRSLEDIHSQASLTSQQAIGLKHYNDFLERMPREEAAEIEQTVRVSAQALQPGLLCVACGSYRRGKATCGDVDVLLTHPDGRSHQGIFSRLLDSLRQQGFLTDDLVSHEENGQQQKYLGVCQLPGLGRRHRRLDIIVVPYSEFACALLYFTGSAHFNRSMRALAKTKGMSLSEHALSTAVVRNTRGLKVGSGRVLPTPTEKDVFKLLGLPYREPAERDW
- the POLL gene encoding DNA polymerase lambda isoform X2, which gives rise to MATVPPMAASGRPGNCSGHFPSSSPAPTTTSLIGCPAALINPQTERPGSGRTSMDPRGILKAFPKRKKTHSNSTSNALVKIPKREDGEGAREWLSSLRAHVMPTGIGRARAELFEKQIVQHGGQIYPAQAPGITHIVVDDGMDCERAFRLLRLPRLPPGAQLVKSAWLSLCLQEGRLVDTAGFSIFIPNRYLDQPQPSKEDQNSSTPSGACEALCRTTRSPPPTPTRPVSPPPRTEEALTSQAQHGSDDETSDGEETQVSTADLEALISGHSPTLPEGAGEPSPAPEGLEKWVCAQPSTQKATNHNAHITEKLEVLAKAYSVQGDKWRALGYAKAINALKSFHKPVASYQEACRIPGIGKRMAEKIIEILESGHLRKLDHISDSVPVLELFSNIWGAGTKTAQMWYHQVRVSAQALQPGLLCVACGSYRRGKATCGDVDVLLTHPDGRSHQGIFSRLLDSLRQQGFLTDDLVSHEENGQQQKYLGVCQLPGLGRRHRRLDIIVVPYSEFACALLYFTGSAHFNRSMRALAKTKGMSLSEHALSTAVVRNTRGLKVGSGRVLPTPTEKDVFKLLGLPYREPAERDW